TGGATATAAATATTACAAGCAAAATTATCCAATTTTTATGGTTAAATTTAGTTGGCGCTTTCTGCAAATAAGGCATATTATATTTCTTGTAACAGCACAGATTCCGGTAAACGTTGATTCTTTGACTGTGCATTCACATCTATCTATGGTTTGAGCAAAATTCTCGCCCTTACCTCGAGGTAAACTGCCAAGTGTTGGGAATGTTCATGCTGACTACTCTAACGTGAGGGCAATTTCTGATATTGACAATTGACAAACTATGTAGTAGCGGCTTTAATCATGGGTGAAAAGGTGTTAGCGTCCCGGCAAAGAGAGTGGCTAACACCAGTAGCTAAACTATAGGGATAAAAAGATCATGCCACAAAATACTGAATACAAAGATTCGGCTGAGACAATTGGGACAGTAACTTATAAAAAGCGGCTGAATTCTTGGGCGATCGCGCGTTTACATCCTGAGAATCAAAAAAGTGTGATTGCGAGATTTCGCAGTCGTTCCGATGCGGATGGACATATGCAGCTATTACAGCAAATGAATCCAGATGCGGAATTCCTCTTAATTTATGATTTTCAGTAATTGTTCATTCTTCCAGAGTCATAGGTGCTGCATCTAACTCTCCACTGAGTAAACTTGCGTCATCTTTCCTGTCTTCCCTGGGGAAAATTTGGTGTTCACGAATTTCCACACCAGCTTCTACTAGACATTGTTCCCATCCATCCCTTGTACCAATCTGACTTTTGTTTTCCAGTAAACCTAAATCTACTTCCTGTTGTGTGAGTTGGAAAAACTCCTGATAGTGAGGATAACTAGGAGTCACAAAAGTTTCCTTGCGGTGCAATATCGGAGGATTCCGGTGATTTTTGTACCTGCGGCGCATAATTTCTCTCGTTTTCAGGTCTATACTGATACTTTCCTGTAATGCAGGATGGGCATCAGTATCAAAATCAGGATAGAAGAGATAGGAAATCCGTGATTCCTCGGTACTAAATTTGATTAAAGTCGCACCATCAACCCGCCCAATTGTGCGACTTCCGCAACTTTCATAGATGCGTAACAAGGGGTCAAGTTCTTGCAAGGCAGATGTATGAATATACAAAGCACCACGGGTGCGTTTACCAATTTTACTTTTGTCGCAGGTTTTTGCTACCACCCCCGGTGTACCCAGACTAAACAGCTTTTGATCGGCTATTTCGCAAGCTTCTTCATAATTGGCAAAAAATGCCTTAATGTCATGGCGCATTTCCATGGGTAATTGGGAAAATCTGGGGCGATGCTCAAAATGAGTCAGAGCCAGATAAACTATAGTATCTAAAGACCGACGGTAGGCGATCGCGTCCCATTCTGCCTCATCTGTAGCTTGTAGTACCACCGCAAAGGCTCGTCGCATAGTACCAAATTCTCGTAGTAAATCAGCTTCCTCTTCTAGTTCTCCTTTCACTGGCAACCGTCCACGACGAGTATAAAAATTCATCAATGGGCGTAATATTTCCGAGTAGTCCGCAAACCGTTTCACCGGGATACGAATACGCGGTGTGACTGCATTTGAGCAGAAACGTTGTGCCTTAAAAGCCTCCTGTTGCTCCCCATGGCGAAAGACAAAATAAATGCCTAAAGCTACAGGTACAGCATCTACTTGTAAAGTCTGATCAATATATTTTTTCAGTTCTTCCTGCTCATAATATTTCTGAAATGTGTTGTGACTCGTCACCACCCCATCCCCATAGGGGAGTAAGTTGCGAGTCGGTGCTTTCAGTAATACTTGCGCTGCTACAATTAAAACTTGCCGTGTTAAATCCCAAGCTCGAATCAAAGCTTGCTGTCGCTCTTCAGGATTTTCAATCACATTCAGAACATAGCCAAGATTCACCACATCTGCGGCGACAACTGGAACATCAGGATAGTAGTAAGGATCCCAACCGATACTTGCGGCTGCCACTGCTGCCACACGTTGTACATCTCCACCATGTCCGCAACCATAGTCAAAAAATGTGGTATCTTTACCAATCACAGCATAATCGATTGCCAATCGCACTGGACGGGAAATGTCAGTCCGAAACATGGCAGCTCGATGACGTTCAATTTCTAAATAGCTCTCAGACATTAGAGCGTTTGTAATTGCGAGAAAATCTAACTAAATTGTTATCGGCAATCAATCCCTAATAATATCTTTCAATCTTTTGTCCCTAGGGCAATCAAATCTTCAATTTTCTTGATATTTGGATCTCCTGCCAGGTAGCTAATGCCACGATGTAAATGTAAATTGAATTGCTCTGCCAGGGTTTGTTTATCTGTCTGCAAACCGTCATCATGACAGCGTTGTCTCAAAGCTAATACCAGTATATCGGATAGCTCTCCACCAAAAACCCGCCAAGTGATTTCCACATTGCTATCTAGTTTAATGGGTATAGGAGTCGGAGGTGTGACTTCCGCCAGAGAGCGACAAAATGCCCAACGACATAAAATATTCCACTGCTCAATTTTTGTGAGTCGCTTCAGCTTGATTAACTGGTCTTTGGCTGTTTGAGAAAGTTTGATACGCTCTAGGGGGGGTTCCATGGGAAAGTTTATACTAATTCAAAATTCAAAACTTAGAAAGCCAGACATCACAAGGGTTTAGGAATGTACATCTGTCCTAGGGGGAAAGGTTAAGGGAAATATTACCCATTACCCATCGTCCATTGCTAAATCACTAAAAACAATAGGACTGGAAATTCCAGTCCCGTGAATCATTTTATCGAAGTTCTTAAAATAATTGGGTTTACTTACGCGGTTTGCGCAATTTCTGCTTTTTCCGTCGTTTTTCTGTTGTTGCTACGGCATGATCTACCGGATAACCTACCACTGGAATGACTTGAAACTTGCGCTCCTCTTCCAATTGTTTTAATTCGGTGTAATCAACCCAGTGAATACAATCAACAGGACAAGTATCAATCGCTTCTTGAATGATTTCTTCCCCATCGCCATCTTGACGAATAACGCGCGATCGCCCATAATCCGGCTCAATATAAAAAGTATTCCGAGCTACGTGAGCGCAGTGTTTACAACCAATACAGGTGATTTCATCCACATACACGCCCTTCTGACGCAGGAAACCGCCTAATTCTGGTTCTAAACCTGAACGTTCGGAATCATCCCTCAAGAAACCACCCAACTCCGGTGCTAAACCAGAAGGGTTATCTTCCTGTTCTGGTGACGGAAGAAAGTCAGACATTACGCACTCCAGCGCTGTACAACTAAGCGAATTGAACCATCTTCATGATTCTGCTGTTCTGCAACTTGAAACCCTGCCCGTGTTGACTCTTTGACCACGGTATGGTATGCATAACGCTGGGTGACTTGGCGCAAAAAGCCTTCTACTGATAAATTTTGTTGCCAATACTGCAAATCAGCGACTAATTCGTACTCTTTACCGTTCCATTTAAAGCCGACATCGTAGCCATTATCTTGCTCGATAGTCACTTCTGCGGCATGGGTTTGTCCTCGATAACCACGTACTTCCCGTGGTCCCTGCTTCCAATCTACACCTAGGTCGGAAAGAGCGTCTTTCAAAGATTCAAGGTTACGGATCTGGGTCTTAATTTGGCTAAAATGTGACATGGTGGTTATACAAAAACTACACAGTATTTGAACAATGTCTGAAAACTTACCAGTCGCTGAAAGCTGTTTGTGTGTTTGCCACGCCAGATTGCTGTTGTACCTTGGCAGCGAAGAACTCTGAAGTTGGCTCCTGTGTCATTACTTGCCCTAACTGGGCTTCAATTGCGGCTGTAACCTCCGCGCAGGAAGCTCCTATAATGCCAGTAACTTTCTCTTGTACCCGACCATCTGGATAGATGATGAATTCTAGTGTCTCCATGGGCTGTACCAACCGTGAATAGTACGCTGTAAATGTACTGCTCTAGCAAAAGGCTACAAAAATATAGCTTTCAGGATTAGCATTTTCCCTTAGCTACAAACTTGCCATTTGTTAACTAATGTTCCATTACTCAAAATATATATCTCAGAATCTTTACAAAAATTATCTTTTTTATTAGGCAGCACATCTGTTATCTGTAAGTTTCTCTTAACCTAATCCATAAGTCAAGGTCAGGTTTTTCCGTGATGGGATGGCAAGAAAATCTGCCAAAATCCATGAAAGCTAAGACTCAGAAGCTTTTTAAGCCTATTTGTCTAGTAAAATTATTGAAACTCTTTATCATTACTATTGGCAGTAAATTTATTAAGTAAGTATTAAGTCTGTGGGGGGAATGCAGAAATACGGATTTTTTGTCTACTTCGTCATCTTCAGCTTCCACCGACAACACCGCTTTGCAAGTGGACGTGAAAGGGATTTTTAAGCTAAAGTTGTAATGAGTTTGTTTTAGCATCAGCTAGTAAAAACCCCATTGTTGACCCATCAAACAAGTCTCTTTTGTGGTCTGTGACGTTCGTAACAGGCAAAGTCTCAGTCCAGATGCAAATATAGATACAGGTAATGAATGCGTAGATATATAAAATAATAAATAAACATTCAAAAGCAAAAATTACTTCAGCACTTAACAAACATTCATATGCAAACGCAGGAAATATCCACCAAACCGATTCGCTCTTTAGAAGATGCCCTTGATAGGTGTCAGAATCTGGGTATGCGTGTCAGTCGCCAACGTCGTTTCATTTTAGAATTGTTATGGCAGGCAAATGAGCATCTCTCTGCTAGGGAAATTTATGATCGCCTGAATTTAGATGGTAAGGCGATCGGTCACACTTCTGTGTATCAAAATTTAGAAGCTTTATCGACCCAGGGTATTATTGAGTGTATTGAGCGTTGCGATGGACGTTTATACGGTAATATCAGTGATTCCCACAGTCATGTTAACTGTATTGATACCAATCAGATTCTAGATGTGCATATCGAGTTACCGGAAGATTTAATCAAATATGTGGAATCACAGACTGGTGTGAGAATCACTGACTATAGTATTAATTTTTACGGTTATAAACAAAAGCCCTAACTTATCCGAAGACAGTTTCATCATCAGCGTAGTCACTGGTGGCAGATTCAGCTTCTGCGTCTATACCTATGTCTGATGATGCTTCCCCTTCAACACTCTCCATGATTCCCATACCTTGTGTGTTTACCCAAGTGAGGGCATTATCTGTATTCTCTGGTAAGTTGCGTTCAGAGGGTTGAGATAATAGCTGTTTGATGGTTTGATATTGCTCAAGGTCAAAAATTGCCCCATTGAGGATAGTAGTTTCGCGGTTTTTGTCATCAATGATGACTTGAAACAGGCAGGCATTGGTTAAATTAGTTGTATTCAGATTCGCTTCTGCTAAATTAGCATAACTGAGATTGGCACCACTTAAGTTAGCTTGATGTAGGTTAGCTCCGCGCAGATTCACCCCTACTAAGTTGGCATTTATTAACTGAGCTTTTTCTAGGTTTGCTCCTACCAAATTAGTATCACGTAAATCAGCATTAGTTAAATTGCTGTGTTGCAGATTTGCGTAATTGAGGGCAACTTGGGATAAAGAGATTTTAGGCAGTTGTAGATAACTTAAGCATTGGTAAAGGGTTTGGCTGACAGAGTTTTGATTGGGAAAAATCAAGATTTTTGTTATCAGAATAGATAAGGCTTGGGGATGGAACTCTGTCACTTTCTCTGGCATACCACAGGGATAAAAGGGTTGCTTGATTTGCTGATGAATCACACAGAGTATCATAAAGACATTGAGACCAACTGCGGCGTTGATTTGCTCAATATTTAAAGAATTTCTCTGACTCTGAAAACTACGCCAAGCATTATGTGCCATCCCTTCATCTAGCCAGCGACTACGGCAATGGGCATACCAAAATGGTAAGAGTTGCTGAGAGAGTAATTGCAACAAGGATGGAGAATTTTTTTCTTGATATAACCCTTCGGTAATTAATGCCAGAATTTGTGGACTCAGAACTCCATAACCCAATAAATTATATAATCTTTGAGCAAATTCCCCTGGAGCATCTATGAGAAAAACCTCTTCACTATAGGAATTAAAACGTAGTTGAGTCAGCTGCTTGAGGTGATGAATAATAGCTTGGGCGCAGAGATATTCTCCTAAGAGAGCGTGGGCAAATTCTGTTTTGATTAACTCATTTTTTGTCCTTACTTGATGTCTGGGAAAAATATGGCTTACCTGCTCAAATACCAGGGAGCGGAAATAGAAAGGTGGAAGAGATGTTCCTTCAGCAACCTGAATACTATGGGTATGACTCTGTAGTATTGCCAAAGCAACTGCTTGCATTTGGGTGAAAATTTCTTGGGGGTGTTGGTTTTGGAGTAAATTGGCGATCGCCTCTGGTGTACGGTGAATGTGACTACAACCAGGACGCATTAACATAGTACTGGCTCCTCCAGTTTGGGGATATCCCAATAACCAACGGGTTAATCTTTGGTAAATTTCCCACAACAGTGCAGCAGAAGACTGATGTTGTCGAGCTAGTACGATCTGGAAAATTTCCTCATCTAACAAACCGTCACGATGTAAGACACCCAAGAAAAATAGCATTAATGGTTGTCGTACTAAGGTAGATATTTGCGGAAAACGGGAATTAGCTAAAAATATTCCCCCTTGCTTGAGGAATAAAAAAAAGTTTTGTGCTATTGAAATAGATTGGATTTTTGTCCACTGTTGAAACCAGTTTTTCAGTTCATCTGGTTCTAGGGGTTGGATAGTTATACGTCTGACTGGTAAAGAAATTTCGGCACAAATGGCATTTAAATCACCCAAACGACTGGTAATCAGAATTTTGTGACGCAACTGAGACTGTAAAGCTTGTAATTGCTGCAAGAATACAACCTTTGCCCGTTCCCCGTAACCACTGGGTGGCAATTCATCCCAACCATCCAGGATTAAAATACAAGGAGGGTGATCGAGTTCCAGCCAAGTAGCTAAGTCAGTCAAGCTACTACCTGTAAATGCCGAGTTAAGAGTATCTGTTAAACTACTGCCATACGTAATATCTCTGAGGCGAATATATATTGGCATCCAATGGGGGTATAGATGTTGGGCAATATGTGCTGCCCAAGTCTGGCAAAAAGAGGTTTTACCATAACCTGCTGCCGACTCAATCACCGCGATCGCCTTCTCGTCCTGTTGCTGCACCCATGTGATTAAATCTACTGCGGTATTCTGCGCCTCCTCTGGTACTCCCCGTAATGGGATATAGATATCTTTCAGAGCAAAATATTCTGTAAATAGGGGTTCTGACTGACTAGTAAGTAAACTTGCTCGGTAACGCTCCCGACAGAGAAAAATTTTATCTGCGGTAGGGGTATTCACAGATGTACTGGAATTGCCCATTCCAACTTTCCCGACAGCAGTACTGCTAACATCCCGCACCGCTAAACCGACAAATTTTTGTAACTGCGCTAAAGGTGCAGCATTTTCGGCGATGACTGCCAATAAATGCCCATATAAGGAATGATTCAAACGCTGGGTAATTAATTTTGCTTCCCCTTCCTCCGCACCGTTGGCAATAAACCAAGCGACAGCAGCATTATTGATTTGTTGTACAAGTAAGGAATTGCTGACTTGAGACAAAGCTTGCTCTGCCTGGGTATCAGTAATTTTACTAGGTGATAGAGTTTTTAAAAATGCTTGTAATTGCACGTCGGATAGGGGTCGCACAGATGCGGGGGAAAAAACCATTGCCCGATCCAACCAAACTCTGTGCAAACTCAACTCTTGCTCTAGAACTTGACGCAAACCACGCAGGTAGGCGATTTGGAAAGCTAACCAAGTCCCTTCATTGCGCTTTAGGGGCTTCTTATGGCTAAAACTGCGCAATAAACCTGCCGTCAGTTCGGCGATCGCCATCATCTCCGGTTCCACAGCACCAAGAGGTAATTCCAATACCTCAACCAAAGGACAGACATCAAAGGGAATCAGACTCTTCACTTCCATGTCTTGAGCGATACGAAAGGCAACCCCGGCTATTTGTCCTGGGGAAAATGCTTGAATTTGAGAAGCTTCGATGTGATTTTCTGTAAGCCAATGACGAATACTCAGGTTCATTTAATTACACAGTCAATCTGTCCACCGCACTTATCATTTATACTGCCAAAATTGGTTATTGTATGGAAGATATGCAAAATTTCTAGGAACAATATAGGCATAGACAGAGGAAAATACTTGTAATTTCTCATTTTTGATTCTATGAGCGATCGCCCTCTTAAGGTACTTTTAATGGAGCAAGATGCAATTTTTCGTCTTGGTTTTAAAGTAGCCTTGGAAAGATTCTCTGATATCCAAGTCGTATCAGAGGCAGAAAACCAAACTAGAACCCTAGAAATCCTCGCAGAACTATTTCAACAAGATTCCCCAGCAATCAACCTGATTGTCCTGGAATTAGGATTCCTGACTCAATCTGCTGGGTTACAATTTTGCCGTCAACTGACAGAACAGTATCCCCAGCTACCCGTCCTCCTTTTGAGTTCCTTACAAGACCAGAAGTTTTTAGAAAACATCAAAAATACTGGTATTGCTGGATACTGCCCTAAGGGTACACCAGTATCTAATTTAGTGACTATTATGCGATCGCTACTGGTGGGTGGTAGTTATTGGTTTATTCCTCAGATAGAATCTTCCCTTCCTGCCAAAAAAAATCTAGGAATTAGTCAATTTTTGACAAACCTCGGTTTATCTGGAGATTCCCAAATCAATGAAAATTTGCAGAGAGTCTCCACTCAATTACAGCAACCGGGATTATCGTTACTGGAAAAGGCAATTCTTGCAGGACAAAGAAGAGAACTTCTCACTTCCCGTTGGTTGGTAAATCATCTTTTTCCCCCATCCCCTGGGGATACAGGAAATACCCCCTCCTCTCCTGGCAATTCATCAGAAATTACTCTGCCACCCCATCCCCCAATTGATAACTCTGCGTTGCTGAGTCCCCGGGGTTTACAAGCTCAGATATTCACATCATGCATTCATAAATTACAGTTTTCTCTAGAAAATCTCAGCGATATTGCTTTAGAAATTGATATCTTACGAGAAGATAAAAAAAGAGAATTACTTTATATTATTATTCAGAAATTCACTGACAGCTTAGATGCTTTACGTGATGCAAATATGACATCTGCGGAAGTATCAACAATGCACATCAAGGTACTAACGGATATTTGGCAATCAACAATCACGGAATTTTTTGGCAAATTTGCGCAAATTAAAATTAATCAGCAAAATATTGCCATTACTCCTATCCTGCTGCAAAGTCAATCTACTGTTCAAGAATCGATTTTACTGCGAATTCCTTTTTTACTTGAACTCTATAATTACTTATTATTTCAGGAAGCACTGAGAATTGATAATGCTATTTATCCACCATATAGCTTAGAAGCTCAAGAATATGCAGAAATCATTCTCGAAAATTTCTTAATTCAAACGGCAAATTCTGTCATCCAACCTCTCTTAAACTATTTAGCAGATGTAGAAGAAATTAAATATAATTTCTATGACCGTCGCTTAATTTCCACAAGAGAAATTGAAAAGTTTCGCAATAACCTCTCTTGGAAATATCGCATACGCGATTATATTGATGAACCGAGGTCAATTTTTGAAAGTCGTTATGATATATTTGTCTTTTCCTTTCGAGGGATTGCCAAAACTGCCATCTATGCACCTCGAAACCAAGAACTATTATCCCTATCAGGTATTCCTTTAATTGTGACCTTAGGTTTAGAATTTGGGGACGCGATCGCCCCCCGATTAAAATCCCTCCTATCCTTGCTAGGTAACGGTGTCGTCTTCCTACTTACCCAAGTTGTGGGACGGGGTTTAGGGTTAATTGTCCGGGGAATCCTGCAAGGAATGGGGAATGTTTCATTTCTAGATCGCAAGAAGTAACTGTAGGGATGCGATACATCGCATCTCTCGAAATTATACCAATTCACGCAAGTGCTGATACAAATAAAGCAGGTTCTTCATTAAATGTTATGCCAAACTATTAGTTAAACATCAAAATTTGCTTTTAAATATCGCTCGTGAAGAGGCCTTTTTTAGCCAAGAAATCCGTCAACTTTTTTATGGGCAAGGAAAACAAACTTATCGGATTTTTTTACGCTTCTTGATGACCAGCCTCTTCCTACTGTGAGAATTTTACACACTCGTCATGGGTCATAACAGATAATTGGCGAGCCGGAGGTAGAAGATTCATCATTGTGGTATAATTATCTGTAACTCGATTTAATGAATTCGTTATGAAAATCCAACAAATTATCGAGCGTGAAGGTATCGTTCATAGCGACCCGGAAATTATGAGCGGAGTCCCTGTATTTGTTGGTACACGGGTTCCCCTACAAACTTTTTTCGATTACCTAGAAGGTGAATCAGGTTTAGCTGAGTTTCTTGAAGATTTTCCTCATTTAAAAACAGCAGCATTACAAGTTTTGGAAACTATAGCGAAAGCTATGTTAGTAGAGCAGGAGCGTGAAACTAGTGCTGATTCTGCTTGATGAAAATCTACTCAGTAAAAAGTTGAAAAAACCTTTTCTAGATACAGGATATACCGTACAAAACGTCGAGGATATGGGCTGGCGAGGGACAAAAGATAGGGAGCTTTTAGCGATGGCAAATGCTTTCCCATTTGATGTTTTCATTACATCTGATAAAAACTTGCCATATCAGCAAAATTTGCGAAATCTAGCGTTGCGGGTTGTGGTAATCAATGCCAGTAGCACCCGTCCCGATCGCCTACTACCTTTAGTAATACAAATTATCCCTCTGTTACCATCTTTAGTTCCTGGCTCCATCACCTTGATTGATGATGCGGGTAATGTAACCCCTTTTAATCCAAGCAATACATGACTTTTCTAAATCAACAGATTGAAGGGCGATCGCTTACGCAGATTTATCAGTTCGCGGAACAATAAGTGCGATCGCAAATTCACAAACTGATGCCAATTATCTGAACAATTACCTACTAGTCTTACTACATCACCATACACAGGGTAAGCGCATCTAATTTTGTAGTTCTTGATACAGACAAAAAGCTTAAAAGTCTAATTGAATATCAATTTTTCATTGAAAATAGGATAAATTACCGTAAATGGCTGAAAAACATGGTTCAAATGGCTTTTTATGTTTTTAAACCATACAAAAACTAAAATATCAATCCCACGCTTTGGTCTAGCGTAGTAATTTTGAGCTTATTTGTGCCTTATGATGAACCCCAAAACTACCGTGTCGATAGGGTTTGAGATGCACTTACCCTAGGTAAAGAAAATAAAGGGAGAGGAGCATCCACACTCCTTTTTCTCTCCCCCTATTAAAAATCAATATAGTAATCCGATATCTCCTATTCCCGATTACCTAAACCATACAAGCCATAAAATCAGCACGTAACTGTTTTTCATTCAAATTACGACCAATAAATACTAGCTCGTTTTTGCGGGTTTCATCCTCTTTCCAAGGGCGATCAGGTTTACCTTCAAATATCATATGTACACCTTGGAAAACATAACGGTCTTCTTCCCCATCAATATGTAAAATACCCTTCATCCGGAAAATATCTGGACCTTGAACTCGCAATAATTCTGATATCCAACTATTTAACTTATTACCATCCAAGGCTCCAGATTCCACAATTGCTATGGAATAAACAGTTTCATCATGTTCGTGATCATGAGCGTGTTCATCCAAAAAATCGGGTTCAATTTCCAGGGTTCGCTCTAAATCAAAAGCTTTCACACCCAATAGTGCATCCATTCCTAATTCGGAATTGCGAGTGCGATAAACTTTTGCCATCGCATTCATTCCCCGAATCCGTCTTTCTAATTCTTCTAGGATTTCTGGAGCCACTAAATCGATTTTATTTAACAAAATTACATCGGCAAAGGCAATTTGTTCCTGTGCTTCATCGGATTCCCAATGTTGCCAAATATGTTTAGCATCTACCACCGTGACAACTGCATCTAGCTCTAATTGCTCACGCATATCCTCATCGACAAAAAATGTCTGAATTACGGGAGCAGGGTCAGCTAAACCCGTAGTTTCAATCACTAAATGGTCAAATTTATTGCGACGTTTCATTAAATTGCCGATAATTCGCATTAAATCGCCTCTGACTGTACAGCAAATACAGCCATTATTCATTTCAAAAATTTCTTCATCAGCATCAATTACTAGCTGATTATCTATTCCCACTTCCCCAAATTCATTGACAATGACAGCAACCTTTTTGCCATGCTCATAGGTAAGAATATGATTGAGCAAAGTTGTTTTTCCTGCTCCCAGATAACCAGTCAGAACCGTAACGGGAATTGTCTGAGATATTGTGCTATTAACCATATTTGAGATTCCTTAGGAAAAATAATTTACAGGATTTGCTAAATGCTCACATTCTCAGATTTTCAAGTAGTAGAAACTGTTCTCAGAAAAGGCAAAATAGCATTAGCTACCCTTTCTGGATATTCTTCGTGCATTCCTAATGTACCGGGAAGAATTATACTCTCTACCCCTGGTAAATCAGCAAATGCGTCCATTTCCGCACGGGATTTTGGGGGTGCAGATTCCGGAATAATTACAAGTAATGGTAACGATAAATTCTTACCTAGGGCTAAAAATTCATCTCGACTTTCCACTGGATCGAGAGTTCCTGTGACAAAGGATGCTGGAGCAAATCTGGCGCCGGATTTTTGTGTATTTTGCCACTTATGTTGGATAAACTGGGGTGTGAGCTTGCTTTTATCCACATAGACATGACGACCATACATCCAGGAGAGAAAAGCAGGTAAGGTATTGAGTTTATAAAGCAATTGTCCCAAAATGGGCGATCGCACTAATTCCCTCACAAAACCTGCTATCTCTGTACTTGCTCCCATTGTCCGTAGGGGACCTCGCCAGGTTGGCGCTACTAAAACTATCTGTGAAAATACTGATGGATTTTGCTGTGCCAGCTTTAAAACGTATCCCGCACTGTGACCAGCAGCAATGATACCTATGGGAGTCTTGAAAGTATTAGTAACAAAATTGACAATAAACTCTTGATAAAAATCAGGATTGTAATTGACATAGGGACGAGCAGAATCACCAAAACCGGGAAAATCGGCGATCGTCACCTGAAAATTGCCAGATAAAAGTTTGCCGAGGGTAGCTACTTCTTCTCGCATCGAAACTGTGCTAAAAGCTGGAAGTAATAATAACGGCATTCCTTGACCTAGGGTTTCATAAATGACGGTGATTTGTTGATTTTGCCACTGCCACTGGTATTGTTGAATCTCACCACCTAAATTATTCATTGTCACCCCTTACCTAACATTCTTCACACTCCAATGCCTTTTTCTGCATGGTTTTAAAGATATTGTAGAAACCGTTGGCACGGGAGGGAGTTAAACTCATGTTTAAACCCGTTTCTTGGATAAAATCAGGAGTGAGTTGGGTAATTTGTGCAGGAGTCAGTCCATTCAAACCTTCCATGAGTAAGCCGACTAAGCCTTTTGTCAGCTGAGAATCGGAGTCACCTTGATAAATTACCCGATCTTCCTCCAAATGAGCGGTAACATACACCTGGGAAACGCAACCTGGTACTTTGTTTTCCGGTGTTTTATCTACTTCTGGGAAGTCTTTTAACTTCTGACCATACCAAATTAACTGTTCGTAGCGACTTTTTTGGTCTGTGGCACGTTGGAAGCGTTTAACAATTTTTGCTAGGTTCGCTGGTAGGGAATCTATCGTAG
The Calothrix sp. 336/3 DNA segment above includes these coding regions:
- a CDS encoding DUF2997 domain-containing protein, which translates into the protein METLEFIIYPDGRVQEKVTGIIGASCAEVTAAIEAQLGQVMTQEPTSEFFAAKVQQQSGVANTQTAFSDW
- a CDS encoding ferredoxin, which translates into the protein MSDFLPSPEQEDNPSGLAPELGGFLRDDSERSGLEPELGGFLRQKGVYVDEITCIGCKHCAHVARNTFYIEPDYGRSRVIRQDGDGEEIIQEAIDTCPVDCIHWVDYTELKQLEEERKFQVIPVVGYPVDHAVATTEKRRKKQKLRKPRK
- the dndE gene encoding DNA sulfur modification protein DndE, giving the protein MEPPLERIKLSQTAKDQLIKLKRLTKIEQWNILCRWAFCRSLAEVTPPTPIPIKLDSNVEITWRVFGGELSDILVLALRQRCHDDGLQTDKQTLAEQFNLHLHRGISYLAGDPNIKKIEDLIALGTKD
- a CDS encoding DNA phosphorothioation-associated putative methyltransferase; amino-acid sequence: MSESYLEIERHRAAMFRTDISRPVRLAIDYAVIGKDTTFFDYGCGHGGDVQRVAAVAAASIGWDPYYYPDVPVVAADVVNLGYVLNVIENPEERQQALIRAWDLTRQVLIVAAQVLLKAPTRNLLPYGDGVVTSHNTFQKYYEQEELKKYIDQTLQVDAVPVALGIYFVFRHGEQQEAFKAQRFCSNAVTPRIRIPVKRFADYSEILRPLMNFYTRRGRLPVKGELEEEADLLREFGTMRRAFAVVLQATDEAEWDAIAYRRSLDTIVYLALTHFEHRPRFSQLPMEMRHDIKAFFANYEEACEIADQKLFSLGTPGVVAKTCDKSKIGKRTRGALYIHTSALQELDPLLRIYESCGSRTIGRVDGATLIKFSTEESRISYLFYPDFDTDAHPALQESISIDLKTREIMRRRYKNHRNPPILHRKETFVTPSYPHYQEFFQLTQQEVDLGLLENKSQIGTRDGWEQCLVEAGVEIREHQIFPREDRKDDASLLSGELDAAPMTLEE
- a CDS encoding Fur family transcriptional regulator, whose product is MQTQEISTKPIRSLEDALDRCQNLGMRVSRQRRFILELLWQANEHLSAREIYDRLNLDGKAIGHTSVYQNLEALSTQGIIECIERCDGRLYGNISDSHSHVNCIDTNQILDVHIELPEDLIKYVESQTGVRITDYSINFYGYKQKP
- a CDS encoding DUF1257 domain-containing protein, whose amino-acid sequence is MSHFSQIKTQIRNLESLKDALSDLGVDWKQGPREVRGYRGQTHAAEVTIEQDNGYDVGFKWNGKEYELVADLQYWQQNLSVEGFLRQVTQRYAYHTVVKESTRAGFQVAEQQNHEDGSIRLVVQRWSA